A part of Sulfurimonas sp. HSL-1716 genomic DNA contains:
- a CDS encoding arginyltransferase, translated as MKLLKECTLTDKCSYLQNKEQTAHYKILSECSSAYCMTLTQRGWRRFGKMFFRPICEGCSECQSVKIDAQNYNFSKSERRIIRKNSHIKTVLQHPTVTQKHIDLFNKYHRYMHQKKGWDNNQTDAKNYYTSFVSGHDSFGHEVLYYDQDKLIGVDLIDILDNGISSIYFYYDPEYKNLSLGKYSLYRQIAFAKIYDKKWIYLGYYVKECESLSYKSQFKPYLTLQGRPLEEQEDIWD; from the coding sequence ATGAAACTATTAAAAGAATGCACACTGACCGACAAATGCTCCTACCTTCAAAATAAAGAGCAGACCGCACATTACAAGATATTGTCCGAATGCAGCAGTGCTTATTGTATGACTCTGACACAACGGGGATGGAGAAGATTCGGTAAAATGTTTTTCAGACCGATATGCGAAGGATGCAGCGAGTGCCAAAGCGTTAAAATCGACGCGCAAAATTATAATTTTTCAAAATCAGAACGCAGAATTATCAGAAAAAACAGTCATATCAAAACCGTATTGCAGCACCCTACGGTAACACAAAAGCACATTGACCTTTTTAATAAGTATCATCGCTATATGCATCAAAAAAAGGGATGGGACAACAATCAGACCGATGCAAAAAATTACTATACCTCTTTTGTCAGCGGACATGACAGCTTCGGACATGAAGTGTTGTATTACGATCAAGACAAACTTATAGGAGTGGATCTTATAGATATCCTTGACAACGGCATATCGTCGATATACTTTTATTATGACCCCGAATATAAAAATCTCTCTCTTGGAAAATATTCTCTATACAGGCAGATTGCATTTGCCAAGATATATGATAAAAAATGGATATATCTCGGATATTACGTAAAAGAGTGCGAAAGCCTATCTTATAAAAGTCAGTTTAAACCCTATCTGACACTACAGGGAAGACCATTGGAGGAGCAAGAGGATATATGGGATTAA
- the prfB gene encoding peptide chain release factor 2, which yields MDNYEYTELLKTLQLKMKNIAGVVEPDKIEARLKEIEALENDQEFWNDTSNAAVIQKEKTQLERKLKKYKDAFGALNDAKELYEMAKDENDEDTMNTLFEEADNLESYVRQMEISVLLSGETDPNNAIVSIHPGAGGTESQDWASILLRMYKRWAERHDFKVETLDYQDGEEAGIKDASILISGENAYGYLKVENGIHRLVRISPFDSNAKRHTSFTSVMVSPEIDDNINIVIEDKDIRIDTYRASGAGGQHVNKTESAIRITHIPTNIIVQCQNDRSQHKNKATAMKMLKSRLYEYELEQKKAKEAGIEKSEIGWGHQIRSYVLQPYQQVKDTRSNEAFTNVTAILDGDIDAMIEGVLIAQNRS from the coding sequence ATGGATAATTACGAATATACAGAACTTTTAAAAACACTGCAGCTTAAGATGAAAAATATCGCGGGAGTCGTCGAGCCGGATAAGATAGAAGCCCGTCTCAAAGAGATCGAAGCCTTAGAGAACGATCAGGAGTTTTGGAACGACACGTCAAATGCGGCGGTTATTCAAAAAGAGAAAACCCAGTTGGAAAGAAAACTAAAAAAATACAAAGATGCTTTTGGAGCACTGAACGATGCCAAAGAGCTCTATGAGATGGCAAAAGACGAAAACGACGAAGATACGATGAATACGCTCTTTGAAGAAGCGGATAATCTGGAAAGCTATGTCCGTCAAATGGAGATAAGCGTCCTATTGAGCGGTGAGACCGATCCCAACAATGCTATAGTTTCCATTCACCCGGGAGCCGGAGGTACGGAATCTCAAGATTGGGCATCCATACTCCTTAGAATGTATAAAAGATGGGCAGAGAGACATGATTTTAAAGTCGAAACGCTCGATTATCAAGACGGTGAAGAAGCCGGTATAAAAGATGCCTCCATCCTGATATCCGGTGAGAACGCCTACGGCTACTTAAAGGTCGAAAACGGTATTCACAGGCTTGTCCGCATATCACCCTTTGACTCCAATGCAAAACGTCATACCTCTTTCACTTCGGTTATGGTGTCACCCGAGATCGATGATAATATAAACATCGTCATAGAAGACAAAGATATCCGCATCGACACGTATCGCGCATCCGGTGCAGGCGGACAGCACGTCAATAAAACGGAGTCGGCCATCCGCATTACCCATATTCCGACCAATATCATCGTCCAGTGTCAAAACGACAGAAGCCAGCATAAGAACAAAGCTACCGCAATGAAGATGCTTAAATCACGCCTTTACGAATATGAACTCGAACAGAAAAAGGCAAAAGAGGCGGGAATCGAAAAGAGCGAGATAGGATGGGGGCATCAGATACGTTCTTATGTTCTTCAACCCTATCAACAGGTAAAAGATACCAGAAGTAACGAAGCCTTCACAAATGTCACCGCTATTCTCGACGGTGATATAGATGCGATGATAGAAGGCGTACTTATCGCCCAAAACAGGTCTTGA
- the panC gene encoding pantoate--beta-alanine ligase, with the protein MRVFQSPAELKNELRSLDGSIGFVPTMGALHNGHISLIKKAKEQNDIVVVSIFVNPTQFLKGEDLEKYPRRQDADKRVCELAGVDYLFYPDANDIYEKDEVSLCAPNVRGYILEGSSRPGHFSGVLTVVMKLLNIVRPANAYFGKKDAQQLNLITLMAKQMFMDVNIVPVDTMRDAFGLALSSRNDYLSAQEREEALKIPASLKKATSMIMSGICESDRIIEQMRAILSPLEISYVAVVDREFKPLQRVEPGNTIILVEAVSGTTRLLDNIWL; encoded by the coding sequence ATGAGAGTTTTTCAATCCCCCGCAGAGCTAAAAAACGAGTTAAGAAGTTTAGACGGCAGTATAGGATTTGTTCCGACAATGGGAGCACTCCACAACGGACATATATCGTTAATTAAAAAAGCAAAAGAGCAAAATGATATCGTTGTTGTCTCTATATTCGTCAATCCTACGCAGTTTTTAAAAGGGGAAGATCTTGAGAAATATCCAAGACGTCAGGACGCCGATAAACGTGTGTGTGAATTGGCGGGGGTAGATTATCTCTTTTATCCCGATGCAAACGACATATATGAAAAAGACGAAGTTTCTCTCTGTGCTCCTAACGTAAGAGGATATATCCTAGAGGGCAGCTCCCGTCCGGGACATTTTAGCGGGGTACTTACCGTTGTCATGAAACTTTTAAACATCGTCAGACCCGCAAACGCATACTTCGGTAAAAAAGACGCACAGCAGCTGAATTTGATAACTCTGATGGCAAAGCAGATGTTCATGGACGTGAACATCGTACCTGTCGATACTATGCGTGATGCTTTCGGATTGGCACTGAGCAGCAGAAACGATTATCTTTCCGCCCAAGAGAGGGAAGAAGCATTAAAGATCCCTGCATCTTTAAAGAAGGCTACGAGCATGATCATGTCGGGTATATGTGAGAGCGACAGGATAATCGAGCAGATGAGAGCTATACTTTCACCGCTTGAGATATCTTACGTGGCTGTGGTCGATCGAGAGTTTAAACCCCTTCAAAGAGTAGAACCGGGCAATACGATAATTCTGGTCGAAGCGGTATCGGGCACTACGAGACTACTTGACAATATTTGGCTTTAG
- the rpoC gene encoding DNA-directed RNA polymerase subunit beta' has translation MSKLVAIEVKEDNRPTDIKQLQFRLASPEKILSWSHGEVKKPETINYRTLKPERDGLFCAKVFGPVRDYECLCGKYKKMRYKGVVCEKCGVEVASSKVRRVRMGHIDLVTPVAHIWYVSSLPSRIGTLFGVKMKDLERVLYYEAYIVESGGEAYYDAEAKTPVLKYDVLNEEQYRTLVQRFGELGFKARMGGEVIRDLLDDIDLVELFSQLKEEIDATNSEAKRKTIAKRLKVIESFLNSGNNPAWMMLTILPVLPPDLRPLVSLDGGKFAVSDVNDLYRRVINRNQRLKRLVELEAPEIIVRNEKRMLQEAVDALFDNGRRANAVKGANKRPLKSLSEIIKGKQGRFRQNLLGKRVDFSGRSVIVVGPSLRMDECGLPKKMALELFKPHLIAKLEEKGYATTIKAASKMIESKTNEVWECLAEIVDGYPVLLNRAPTLHKLSIQAFHPKLIDGKAIQLHPLVCAAFNADFDGDQMAVHVPLSSAAVAEAKVLMLASMNILLPASGKAIATPSQDMVLGIYYTTLEKSGVKGSNKLFANVDEVKIAIQHGSLDLHAKIRSSVNGRLIHTTAGRLILKSIIPDFVPVELWNRVMKKKAINELVDYVQKHGGIGITASFLDALKDLGFKQATEAGVSISVDDIIIPEAKAPKIEESKNKVREIQKQFEAGLLTEQERYNKIIDVWTDTNNIVATQMMTLVQTDKNGFNSIHMMADSGARGSAAQIRQLAGMRGLMAKPNGDIIETPIISNFKEGLNVLEYFISTHGARKGLADTALKTANAGYLTRKLVDVAQNVKVVEHDCHTHEGIEISDISDHNSLIESLEDRLFGRVLADDAIDPITNEILFTEGTLIDEVKAKTIVEAGIRSAYIRTPTTCKSEGGICALCYGLNLGTGNLVRRGEAVGIIAAQSIGEPGTQLTLRTFHVGGTASSTRQERQVIATKEGFIRYYNFKTYTSKEGKHIVANRRNAGILLVEPKIKAPFDGRVEIQSIHDEMIISVVGEKETIRYTLRKNEVARPNELAGVGGHIESKLYLPYKHGDMVKNAESIVEKINDGWNVPNHIPYASEIMVKDGDPITQKIRAKETGTIKYFLLKGDYLERYEGVKAGHEVKEKGLFASIVDSSDHEAIRHYIARGSIVEQDDDAIVEADTIIAKPVKEESIVVAEWDPYSNPIISEANGKVTFEDVIDGVTASSQYDELTGKTRLMINEHISPEYKPTIVLATAEGEIIRYAIDPKSSVYVQNGAEVKIADTLVKTPKALQKSSDITGGLPRVSELFEARRPKVNAVISEIDGVVSFGKALRGKERILITSDSGIIKEYFIDKSLSPQVNVGEYVHAGEKLTDGIGSPHDILRILGVKALHNYLVSEVQQVYRSQGVNIADKHIEVIFTQMLRQIKILQSGDTKFIEGDLISKNKFIEENEKIIRLGGRPAIADPFLVGITRAAVSADSIISAASFQDTTKVLTEAAVSAKFDDLTDLKENVIIGRTIPVGTGIYKDSVLKFEDIIS, from the coding sequence ATGAGTAAATTAGTAGCAATTGAAGTAAAAGAAGATAATCGCCCGACAGATATAAAACAACTGCAGTTTCGCCTTGCATCTCCAGAAAAGATACTTTCATGGAGTCACGGCGAGGTAAAAAAACCGGAAACGATCAACTACCGTACTTTGAAACCTGAGCGCGACGGACTGTTTTGTGCCAAAGTGTTCGGTCCCGTACGTGATTACGAATGTCTGTGCGGTAAGTACAAAAAAATGCGTTATAAAGGCGTAGTGTGTGAAAAATGCGGCGTTGAAGTTGCAAGTTCAAAAGTTCGCCGTGTACGTATGGGGCATATCGACCTTGTAACTCCTGTTGCACATATCTGGTATGTGAGCTCGTTGCCGTCACGTATCGGTACGCTTTTCGGCGTAAAGATGAAAGACCTTGAGCGCGTACTTTACTATGAAGCATATATCGTTGAAAGCGGCGGTGAAGCTTATTACGATGCAGAAGCGAAAACTCCTGTCCTAAAATATGATGTTTTAAATGAAGAACAGTACCGTACTTTGGTTCAAAGATTCGGTGAGCTTGGTTTCAAGGCTAGAATGGGCGGTGAAGTTATCCGTGACCTTCTTGACGACATCGATCTTGTGGAGCTTTTCTCTCAACTTAAAGAGGAGATCGACGCTACGAATTCTGAAGCAAAACGTAAAACCATCGCTAAGCGTCTTAAAGTAATCGAATCGTTTCTTAACAGCGGTAACAATCCTGCGTGGATGATGTTGACGATCCTTCCTGTGCTTCCGCCGGATCTTCGTCCGCTTGTAAGCCTGGACGGTGGTAAGTTCGCCGTATCTGACGTAAACGACCTTTATCGCCGTGTTATCAACCGTAACCAGCGTCTAAAGCGTCTTGTCGAGCTTGAAGCACCTGAAATTATCGTTAGAAATGAAAAACGTATGCTTCAAGAAGCTGTCGATGCTCTGTTTGACAACGGACGCCGTGCAAATGCGGTCAAAGGTGCAAACAAACGTCCGTTAAAATCTCTTTCTGAGATCATCAAAGGAAAACAGGGGCGTTTCCGTCAGAACCTTCTTGGTAAGCGTGTTGACTTCTCTGGGCGTTCTGTAATCGTTGTCGGCCCTTCTTTACGTATGGATGAGTGTGGTCTGCCTAAGAAAATGGCGTTAGAACTTTTCAAACCGCATCTGATAGCAAAACTTGAAGAAAAAGGGTATGCGACAACGATCAAAGCTGCAAGCAAAATGATCGAGAGCAAAACAAATGAAGTTTGGGAATGTTTGGCTGAAATAGTCGACGGATACCCGGTACTTCTAAACCGTGCACCGACGCTTCACAAATTGTCAATTCAGGCGTTTCACCCTAAATTGATCGACGGTAAGGCGATCCAGCTTCATCCTCTTGTCTGTGCGGCGTTCAATGCCGACTTCGACGGGGATCAAATGGCTGTTCACGTTCCTCTTAGCTCTGCTGCTGTTGCCGAAGCAAAAGTATTGATGCTCGCATCTATGAACATTCTGCTTCCTGCATCGGGTAAAGCGATAGCTACGCCGTCTCAGGATATGGTTCTTGGTATCTACTATACCACTTTGGAGAAAAGCGGTGTAAAAGGTTCGAACAAACTGTTCGCGAACGTTGATGAAGTAAAGATCGCTATTCAGCACGGTTCATTGGATCTTCACGCAAAGATCCGCTCAAGTGTAAACGGAAGATTGATTCATACAACGGCAGGTCGTCTGATCCTTAAATCGATCATTCCTGATTTCGTTCCGGTTGAATTATGGAACCGTGTTATGAAGAAAAAAGCGATCAATGAACTGGTCGATTATGTTCAAAAACATGGCGGTATCGGTATAACGGCTTCTTTCTTGGATGCATTAAAAGATCTTGGTTTCAAACAAGCTACTGAAGCGGGCGTATCTATCTCTGTCGATGATATCATCATCCCAGAAGCGAAAGCTCCGAAGATAGAAGAATCGAAAAACAAAGTTCGTGAGATCCAAAAACAGTTTGAAGCAGGTCTTTTAACTGAGCAAGAGCGTTACAATAAGATCATCGACGTTTGGACAGATACGAACAATATCGTTGCAACACAGATGATGACGTTGGTACAGACCGATAAAAACGGATTTAACTCGATTCATATGATGGCAGATTCGGGAGCTCGTGGTTCTGCAGCTCAGATCCGTCAGCTTGCGGGTATGCGTGGTCTTATGGCCAAACCGAACGGCGATATCATCGAGACTCCGATTATCTCGAACTTTAAAGAGGGGCTAAACGTATTAGAGTACTTTATTTCGACTCACGGTGCGCGTAAAGGTCTTGCCGATACCGCTCTTAAAACAGCGAATGCGGGTTACTTGACACGTAAATTGGTTGATGTTGCACAAAACGTTAAAGTAGTCGAGCATGACTGTCATACGCACGAAGGTATCGAGATATCCGATATTTCCGATCATAACTCGCTTATCGAGTCTTTGGAAGATCGTTTGTTCGGACGTGTTCTTGCAGATGATGCGATCGATCCGATCACAAACGAGATCCTTTTCACTGAAGGTACTCTGATCGATGAAGTAAAAGCGAAGACTATCGTAGAAGCAGGTATCAGATCGGCTTATATTCGTACTCCGACAACATGTAAGTCTGAAGGCGGGATATGTGCACTTTGTTACGGGCTCAACCTTGGTACGGGTAACTTGGTTCGCCGCGGTGAAGCCGTGGGTATTATTGCTGCTCAATCGATCGGTGAGCCTGGTACTCAGCTTACACTACGTACTTTCCACGTTGGTGGTACGGCTTCAAGCACTCGTCAAGAGCGTCAGGTTATTGCAACCAAAGAAGGTTTTATCCGTTATTATAACTTTAAAACGTACACTTCAAAAGAGGGTAAACATATCGTTGCCAACCGTCGTAATGCCGGTATCTTGCTGGTAGAACCGAAGATCAAAGCTCCGTTTGACGGAAGAGTCGAGATTCAGTCTATTCACGATGAGATGATCATCAGCGTGGTCGGTGAAAAAGAGACGATCCGCTATACGCTTAGAAAGAACGAAGTAGCGCGCCCGAACGAGCTTGCAGGTGTCGGCGGACATATCGAGAGCAAACTGTATCTGCCGTACAAACATGGCGATATGGTCAAAAACGCGGAATCTATCGTTGAGAAGATCAATGACGGATGGAACGTTCCAAACCATATACCGTATGCATCTGAAATCATGGTAAAAGACGGTGATCCGATCACTCAAAAAATTAGAGCTAAAGAAACAGGTACTATTAAGTACTTCCTTTTAAAAGGTGATTATTTAGAGAGATATGAAGGTGTTAAAGCCGGTCATGAAGTAAAAGAGAAAGGTCTTTTTGCAAGTATCGTAGACAGTTCCGATCATGAAGCGATCCGTCACTATATCGCCCGCGGTTCTATCGTCGAGCAGGATGACGATGCGATCGTAGAAGCAGATACTATCATTGCAAAACCGGTTAAAGAAGAATCTATAGTCGTTGCAGAGTGGGATCCATACTCTAATCCGATCATATCCGAAGCTAACGGTAAAGTTACTTTTGAAGACGTTATCGACGGTGTTACCGCTTCGTCGCAATATGATGAGCTGACGGGTAAAACGCGTCTTATGATCAATGAACATATTTCGCCGGAATATAAACCGACCATAGTTCTTGCGACGGCAGAAGGTGAGATCATCAGATATGCTATCGATCCTAAATCGTCCGTTTACGTTCAAAACGGTGCAGAGGTCAAGATAGCCGATACTCTTGTGAAAACACCAAAAGCGCTTCAAAAATCAAGCGATATTACCGGAGGTCTTCCGCGTGTATCCGAACTTTTCGAAGCACGTCGTCCAAAAGTAAACGCGGTGATCAGTGAGATCGACGGGGTTGTGAGTTTCGGGAAAGCATTACGCGGTAAAGAGCGTATTTTGATCACTTCTGACAGCGGGATAATAAAAGAGTATTTTATAGACAAATCTCTTTCACCGCAGGTAAATGTGGGCGAATATGTACACGCCGGTGAAAAATTGACCGACGGTATCGGTTCTCCTCATGATATCTTGAGGATACTGGGTGTCAAAGCGCTGCATAACTACCTTGTAAGCGAAGTACAGCAAGTCTACCGTTCACAAGGGGTTAATATTGCCGATAAACATATCGAGGTTATCTTTACTCAGATGCTTCGTCAGATCAAGATCTTGCAATCCGGTGATACGAAATTCATCGAAGGCGATCTTATATCTAAAAACAAATTTATCGAAGAGAATGAGAAGATAATCCGCTTAGGCGGGCGCCCTGCGATCGCCGATCCGTTCTTGGTCGGTATTACGCGTGCTGCTGTTTCAGCCGACAGTATCATCTCGGCGGCATCGTTCCAAGATACGACAAAAGTATTGACAGAAGCGGCAGTTTCGGCTAAATTCGATGATCTGACAGATCTGAAAGAAAACGTTATCATCGGACGTACTATCCCTGTAGGAACGGGTATCTACAAAGATTCTGTCTTGAAATTCGAAGACATTATCAGCTAA
- the fusA gene encoding elongation factor G, with translation MARSHKLEDVRNIGIAAHIDAGKTTTTERILFYTGVEHKIGEVHDGAATMDWMEQEQERGITITSAATTCTWADKQINIIDTPGHVDFTIEVERSMRVLDGAVSVFCAVGGVQPQSETVWRQRNRYGVPSIVFVNKMDRTGADFYEVERQIRERLKGNPVPIQLPIGAEDGFQGVVDLVKMKAIVWDQDAAMGSNYHVEDIPADMMDKAEEYREKMIESISEVDGNEELMEKFLEGEELTEDEIVAGIKAATVAMHIVPMTAGTAFKNKGVQTLLDAVVAYLPAPTEVPQIKGTMMEDETKEVTVESTDNGPFASLAFKIMTDPFVGQLTFIRVYRGSLESGSYVHNSTKDKKERIGRIMKMHAIKREEVKEIYAGEIGAVVGLKSTTTGDTLCSEKDLVVLERMDFPEPVISVAVEPKTKADQEKMGIALGKLAAEDPSFRVHTDEETGQTIISGMGELHLEIIVDRMKREFKVEAEVGAPQVSYREAIKSEVEQEYKYAKQSGGRGQFGHVFLRIKPNEAGAGFKFNNEIKGGVIPKEYIPAIEKGVSEAMQGGVLAGYPIEDVEVTVYDGSYHEVDSNEMAFKLAASMGFKEGCRKAGAAILEPLMKVEVEVPEDYMGDVIGDLNRRRGQVNNMGDRAGNKIVDAYVPLSEMFGYSTDLRSATQGRATYSMEFHHYEEVPRNVSEEIIKKRNG, from the coding sequence ATGGCAAGATCACATAAATTAGAAGATGTAAGAAACATCGGTATTGCTGCACACATCGATGCAGGAAAAACTACTACAACAGAACGTATTTTGTTCTATACGGGTGTTGAGCACAAGATCGGTGAGGTTCACGACGGTGCTGCTACAATGGACTGGATGGAGCAAGAGCAAGAGCGTGGTATTACGATCACTTCTGCTGCAACTACTTGTACATGGGCAGACAAACAGATCAATATTATCGATACTCCGGGCCACGTTGACTTCACTATCGAAGTTGAGCGTTCTATGCGTGTGCTTGACGGTGCAGTTTCTGTTTTCTGTGCTGTCGGCGGTGTCCAGCCACAATCTGAGACTGTTTGGAGACAAAGAAACCGTTACGGTGTACCTTCTATCGTTTTCGTTAACAAAATGGATAGAACGGGTGCAGATTTCTATGAAGTCGAAAGACAGATCCGTGAGCGTCTAAAAGGAAATCCTGTGCCTATACAGCTGCCGATAGGTGCTGAAGATGGTTTCCAAGGTGTTGTTGATCTTGTTAAAATGAAAGCGATCGTATGGGATCAAGATGCTGCGATGGGCTCGAACTACCACGTAGAGGATATTCCGGCGGACATGATGGACAAAGCTGAAGAGTATCGTGAAAAAATGATCGAATCAATATCTGAAGTAGACGGTAACGAAGAGCTTATGGAAAAATTCCTTGAGGGCGAAGAGTTGACTGAAGACGAGATCGTCGCAGGTATCAAAGCTGCAACGGTTGCTATGCATATCGTTCCGATGACGGCGGGTACTGCGTTTAAAAACAAAGGTGTTCAAACTCTGCTTGACGCTGTTGTCGCTTATCTTCCGGCACCTACTGAAGTACCGCAGATCAAAGGTACGATGATGGAAGATGAAACTAAAGAGGTTACTGTCGAATCAACTGATAACGGTCCATTCGCATCACTTGCGTTTAAGATCATGACCGACCCGTTCGTCGGACAGTTGACATTTATCCGTGTTTACCGCGGGTCTTTAGAATCCGGTTCATATGTCCACAACTCTACAAAAGATAAAAAAGAGCGTATCGGACGTATCATGAAGATGCATGCTATCAAGCGCGAAGAGGTAAAAGAGATCTATGCGGGCGAAATCGGTGCGGTTGTCGGTCTAAAATCGACAACTACGGGAGATACATTGTGTTCGGAAAAAGATCTTGTAGTATTGGAAAGAATGGATTTCCCAGAGCCGGTTATCTCTGTTGCTGTCGAGCCTAAAACAAAAGCGGATCAAGAAAAAATGGGTATCGCTCTTGGCAAGCTTGCTGCTGAAGATCCGTCATTTAGAGTTCATACAGATGAAGAAACAGGTCAAACTATTATTTCCGGTATGGGAGAGCTTCACCTTGAGATCATCGTTGACCGTATGAAGCGTGAGTTCAAAGTAGAAGCAGAAGTAGGTGCACCGCAGGTTTCTTACCGTGAAGCGATCAAATCTGAAGTTGAACAAGAATACAAATACGCAAAACAATCCGGAGGTCGCGGACAGTTTGGTCACGTCTTCTTGCGTATCAAGCCTAATGAAGCGGGTGCCGGTTTCAAATTTAACAATGAGATCAAAGGCGGGGTTATTCCAAAAGAGTATATTCCTGCAATTGAAAAAGGTGTCAGTGAAGCGATGCAAGGCGGTGTCCTTGCCGGTTATCCGATCGAAGATGTCGAAGTTACTGTATATGACGGTTCATATCATGAAGTCGATTCTAACGAGATGGCGTTCAAACTTGCCGCTTCTATGGGATTCAAAGAGGGATGTAGAAAAGCGGGTGCTGCGATTCTAGAACCGTTAATGAAAGTCGAAGTGGAAGTTCCGGAAGATTATATGGGTGATGTTATCGGTGACCTTAACCGCCGCCGCGGTCAAGTCAACAACATGGGTGACCGTGCAGGTAACAAGATCGTCGATGCATACGTGCCGTTATCTGAGATGTTCGGTTACTCAACAGACCTTCGTTCAGCTACTCAAGGACGTGCAACGTACTCTATGGAATTCCATCACTATGAAGAGGTTCCGAGAAACGTTTCTGAAGAGATTATCAAAAAACGTAACGGATAA
- the rpsL gene encoding 30S ribosomal protein S12, with the protein MPTINQLIRNERKKVVKKSKSPALVSCPQRRGVCTRVYTTTPKKPNSALRKVAKVRLTSGFEVISYIGGEGHNLQEHSIVLVRGGRIKDLPGVKYHIVRGALDSAGVKDRTVARSKYGTKKPKK; encoded by the coding sequence ATGCCTACAATCAACCAATTGATTCGTAATGAGCGCAAAAAAGTGGTTAAAAAATCAAAATCGCCAGCGCTTGTTTCGTGTCCACAGCGTCGTGGTGTTTGTACTCGTGTTTACACTACTACACCAAAAAAACCAAACTCTGCTTTACGTAAAGTAGCAAAAGTTCGTTTAACTTCAGGATTTGAAGTTATTTCATATATCGGTGGAGAGGGTCACAACCTTCAAGAACACTCGATAGTACTAGTTCGCGGCGGTCGTATCAAAGACTTACCGGGGGTTAAATACCATATTGTACGTGGTGCGCTTGACAGTGCCGGTGTTAAAGATCGTACTGTTGCTCGTTCTAAATACGGAACAAAAAAACCTAAAAAATAA
- the rpsG gene encoding 30S ribosomal protein S7 has product MRRRKAPVREIMPDPIYGSKVLTKFINKIMLDGKKSTAEKIIYSALDIISSRGEKTGIDTFNSAIDNVKPIIEVKSRRVGGATYQVPVEVRPVRQQSLAIRWLVDASRNRNERTMAERLANELMDASSEKGSAFKKKEDTYRMAEANKAFAHYRW; this is encoded by the coding sequence ATGAGAAGAAGAAAAGCTCCCGTTCGTGAAATTATGCCTGATCCAATTTATGGAAGCAAAGTTTTAACGAAATTTATAAACAAAATCATGCTAGACGGTAAAAAAAGTACAGCAGAAAAGATTATCTACAGTGCGTTAGATATCATTAGTTCACGTGGTGAAAAAACTGGTATAGACACATTTAACAGCGCTATTGACAACGTTAAACCGATTATCGAAGTCAAAAGCCGTCGTGTAGGTGGTGCAACATACCAAGTTCCAGTAGAGGTACGTCCAGTACGTCAACAATCTTTAGCGATCCGCTGGTTAGTTGACGCATCACGTAATCGTAATGAGCGTACTATGGCAGAACGTCTGGCAAATGAATTAATGGATGCAAGTTCTGAAAAAGGCTCAGCATTCAAGAAAAAAGAGGATACTTACAGAATGGCAGAAGCGAACAAAGCGTTTGCTCACTACCGCTGGTAA